A single region of the Thermotoga profunda AZM34c06 genome encodes:
- the rbsD gene encoding D-ribose pyranase codes for MKKKGILNRDLSNLIAFMGHGDFLAIVDSGFPVWNDFCIDLSIVSGKPKIVEVLAPIIEELEIEKVVLAEEIKRISPKYHEKLLKILPKGIEIEYVSHEKFKNMVNDEARGVVRTGEQTSYSSIILVGGVTYHGER; via the coding sequence GTGAAGAAGAAAGGAATTCTGAACAGAGATTTGTCCAATCTCATAGCTTTTATGGGACATGGAGATTTCTTAGCGATTGTGGACTCTGGTTTTCCGGTGTGGAATGATTTTTGTATTGATTTGAGTATCGTATCAGGAAAACCCAAGATAGTTGAGGTTCTCGCACCAATAATCGAAGAACTTGAGATAGAAAAAGTTGTGTTGGCAGAAGAAATCAAGAGAATTTCTCCAAAATATCATGAGAAACTCTTAAAAATTCTTCCAAAAGGAATAGAGATCGAGTACGTTTCTCATGAAAAATTTAAAAATATGGTCAATGATGAAGCAAGAGGCGTTGTGAGAACAGGAGAGCAAACATCTTATTCAAGCATTATCTTAGTTGGGGGAGTAACTTATCATGGAGAGAGATAA
- a CDS encoding aldo/keto reductase gives MKYRSTSRFPVNVSVIGLGCWGLSGPSVWRDSNDSDSIKIVHKALESGVNFFDVAPVYGFGHAEEILGKAIKGFPRDKIVIATKCGLIWDDQKRITRCLKPSSIFREIDESLKRLKTDYIDLYQLHWPDPNTPIEETMDALIELKKIGKIRYIGLSNFSIDIAQKLLDHISSMQGLYNMFERNALSYHNIALEYRTEKEVLPFCEKNGLAFLPYSPLMQGILTGDINYNEKFTDVRSANPKLVGDNLSKYIQVVEKLKKIGTKIGKPVNEIAINWLVKHQAITSIIAGATKPEQLQENLKALDWEMSDELFEEIDRIVLESGILD, from the coding sequence ATGAAATACAGATCCACAAGTAGGTTTCCGGTGAATGTTTCGGTAATAGGACTTGGATGTTGGGGTCTATCAGGGCCTTCGGTTTGGAGAGATTCCAACGATTCAGATTCCATCAAAATAGTTCATAAAGCTTTAGAGAGTGGTGTCAATTTCTTTGATGTTGCACCTGTATATGGTTTTGGTCATGCAGAAGAGATTTTGGGTAAGGCAATCAAAGGTTTTCCAAGGGATAAGATCGTCATTGCGACAAAATGTGGCTTGATATGGGACGATCAAAAAAGGATAACAAGATGCCTAAAACCAAGCAGCATTTTCAGAGAAATTGATGAGAGCCTGAAAAGGCTTAAAACCGACTACATTGATTTGTATCAACTCCATTGGCCTGATCCAAACACACCAATAGAAGAGACAATGGATGCACTAATAGAACTCAAAAAGATCGGAAAGATAAGATACATAGGTCTGTCGAATTTCTCTATTGACATTGCTCAGAAATTGTTAGATCACATCAGTAGCATGCAAGGACTCTATAATATGTTTGAGAGGAATGCTTTGAGTTACCACAACATAGCGCTTGAATATAGAACAGAAAAAGAAGTCTTGCCATTCTGTGAAAAAAACGGCTTGGCGTTTTTACCATACAGTCCTTTGATGCAAGGAATACTGACTGGCGATATCAACTACAATGAAAAATTCACAGATGTGAGGTCGGCAAATCCCAAGTTGGTCGGTGATAACCTGAGCAAATACATACAGGTTGTAGAAAAATTGAAAAAAATTGGAACAAAGATTGGCAAGCCAGTTAATGAGATTGCAATAAACTGGTTGGTAAAACATCAGGCGATAACTTCGATAATCGCTGGCGCTACCAAACCAGAGCAACTCCAAGAAAACCTCAAGGCACTTGATTGGGAAATGAGTGATGAATTGTTCGAAGAAATCGATAGAATCGTCTTAGAATCAGGTATTTTAGATTAA
- a CDS encoding GntR family transcriptional regulator gives MIPFSSDMLQRDSPMPLYYQVEKILHAWITKELKPGSVIPGEKDLCDAFQVSRSVIRQALSDLTNKGIIKRYRGIGTVVVQPKIDERLVSKLTGFYADMVSQGIKPKTKVLQKEIVKADEVLAQYLSIKPNDRVIKIHRLRYIEEEPILLVTTFLPFSLFPKLLDEDLEDQSLYGVLENKYGIKLLWGERTIEAISADSQDAKLLGISKGDPLLFLRSITYAEQDIPVEYYEAKHRADRTRFIARLFRTPIDEQSIASSFNHDLKLTKVFAKKFQTFS, from the coding sequence GTGATACCTTTTTCTTCGGATATGCTTCAAAGAGATAGTCCAATGCCTTTGTATTATCAGGTGGAGAAAATATTACATGCTTGGATAACCAAGGAACTCAAGCCTGGGAGCGTGATTCCGGGAGAAAAAGATCTCTGTGATGCCTTCCAAGTCAGTAGGAGTGTCATCAGACAAGCTCTCAGTGATCTGACAAATAAAGGTATTATAAAACGTTACAGGGGCATTGGAACTGTAGTTGTACAACCCAAAATCGATGAACGCCTCGTGTCGAAGCTCACCGGTTTTTATGCCGATATGGTTTCTCAAGGGATCAAACCAAAGACAAAGGTTCTACAAAAAGAAATCGTGAAGGCTGATGAGGTGCTGGCTCAGTATTTGTCAATTAAACCAAATGATCGTGTGATCAAAATACACAGGTTGAGATATATAGAAGAAGAACCGATATTGTTGGTAACGACATTTTTACCGTTTAGTCTTTTTCCAAAACTTCTTGATGAAGATCTTGAAGATCAATCTTTGTATGGTGTTTTGGAAAACAAGTATGGAATCAAACTTCTCTGGGGAGAGAGGACAATTGAGGCAATAAGCGCTGACAGTCAAGATGCAAAATTACTTGGGATATCCAAAGGAGATCCATTGTTGTTTTTGAGAAGTATTACATATGCAGAACAAGATATACCTGTTGAGTATTACGAGGCAAAACATAGGGCTGATAGGACACGTTTCATAGCGCGCCTTTTTAGAACACCAATCGATGAGCAAAGCATTGCTTCATCTTTTAATCACGATTTGAAACTCACCAAAGTTTTTGCAAAGAAATTTCAAACTTTTTCGTAG